From Halorubrum salinarum, the proteins below share one genomic window:
- the serS gene encoding serine--tRNA ligase: MLSRQFVRENPEVVREALDNKGVDVDLDRILDVDEEWRELKQRGDDLRHERNEVSSKIGELKQAGEEEAAQEAIERSQELKSELQEVEERADELEAELEASLLELPQIPQDSVPVGADESENVERRREGFDDRRELPDHVEPHYDIGEELQILDFERGAKVAGGGFYVAKGDGARLEHALIQFMLDVHREQGYEDVFPPIPVNSASMRGTGQLPKFTEDAYRVEGSNEEAYDDDDLWLLPTAEVPVTNLHRDEILLGEDLPLKYQAYTPNFRQEAGEHGTETRGIVRVHQFNKVEMVNFVRPEESDERFEGLVDEAEEVLRRLELPYRILEMCTGDLGFTQAKKYDIEVWAPADDMDEGPEQGGRWLEVSSVSNFEDFQARRAGIRYREEHHEPAEYLHTLNGSGLAVPRIVVAILEYYQNDDGTVTVPEALRPYMGGTEVIEGGDAVGESKLGGE, from the coding sequence ATGCTGTCTCGACAGTTCGTCCGGGAGAACCCCGAGGTCGTCCGCGAGGCGCTCGACAACAAGGGCGTCGACGTGGACCTCGACCGGATACTCGACGTCGACGAGGAGTGGCGGGAGCTGAAACAGCGGGGCGACGACCTCCGTCACGAGCGCAACGAGGTCTCCTCGAAGATCGGTGAGCTGAAACAGGCCGGCGAGGAGGAGGCGGCCCAGGAGGCGATCGAGCGCTCGCAGGAGCTCAAGTCGGAGCTTCAGGAGGTCGAGGAGCGGGCCGACGAACTGGAGGCCGAGTTGGAGGCGTCGCTGCTCGAACTGCCGCAGATCCCGCAGGACTCGGTCCCCGTGGGCGCTGACGAGTCCGAGAACGTCGAGCGCCGCCGCGAGGGGTTCGACGACCGCCGCGAGCTCCCGGACCACGTCGAGCCGCACTACGACATCGGCGAGGAGCTACAGATCCTCGACTTCGAGCGCGGCGCGAAGGTCGCGGGCGGCGGCTTCTACGTCGCGAAGGGCGACGGCGCCCGCCTCGAACACGCGCTGATCCAGTTCATGCTCGACGTCCACCGCGAGCAGGGGTACGAGGACGTGTTCCCGCCGATCCCGGTCAACTCCGCGTCGATGCGCGGCACCGGCCAGCTGCCGAAGTTCACCGAGGACGCCTACCGCGTCGAGGGCTCCAACGAGGAGGCGTACGACGACGACGACCTCTGGCTGCTCCCGACCGCGGAGGTGCCCGTCACGAACCTCCACCGCGACGAGATCCTCCTCGGCGAGGACCTCCCGCTGAAGTACCAGGCGTACACGCCGAACTTCCGGCAGGAGGCGGGCGAACACGGCACCGAGACCCGCGGGATCGTCCGGGTCCACCAGTTCAACAAGGTGGAGATGGTGAACTTCGTCCGGCCCGAGGAGAGCGACGAGCGCTTCGAGGGGCTCGTCGACGAGGCCGAGGAGGTGCTGCGCCGCCTCGAACTCCCCTACCGCATCCTGGAGATGTGTACCGGCGACCTCGGGTTCACGCAGGCGAAGAAGTACGACATCGAGGTGTGGGCGCCGGCCGACGACATGGACGAGGGCCCCGAGCAGGGCGGCCGCTGGCTGGAGGTCTCGTCCGTCTCGAACTTCGAGGACTTCCAGGCGCGCCGCGCCGGCATCCGGTACCGGGAGGAGCACCACGAGCCCGCGGAGTACCTCCACACCCTGAACGGCTCGGGGCTCGCGGTCCCGCGGATCGTCGTCGCCATCCTGGAGTACTACCAGAACGACGACGGCACCGTCACCGTCCCCGAGGCGCTGCGCCCGTACATGGGCGGCACCGAGGTCATCGAGGGCGGCGACGCGGTCGGCGAGTCGAAGCTGGGCGGGGAGTAG
- a CDS encoding transglutaminase TgpA family protein: MSRGASVRERLASGGPAGDELRLADPAVVGVAVVAAAYLAVFFEVTNVVGGTGRTAAVVAVAGLGGVALARAVGERTALWLAGLLFAAGLAGYFLAIPESQRALFTVRSVALDLLALSTGLSVLRLALADVWVLAVAPVPTFLVGYFAGRGRHVAAASVAGGTLGFLVLTGDAETGAAVAGVVGLALAVGLSTLSTPSRRRGHAGTFALVVAAMVVASATITVIPAGAAAPLGLDRGTTTLESSLSGEDELDVIGTTRLSPEVRYTIESPVERNWHTGAYDTYTGDGWVRTGERTPLNGTLAGPPGEAETVDVTVTAETESGALPAPWKPVSVSGGGAVEVDERGSLRLAAPLEPGEDVTVTSRVLDADPAALRNASTDYPEAIEERYTQLPESTPDRVGERTEEILAAADAESPYERAAAVEAYLRSEYEYSLTVERPEGDVADAFLFEMDAGYCVYFATTMAAMLRTQGIPTRMETGYTPGERVGDDEYVVRGQNAHAWVSIYVPDHGWVAFDPTPSDPRDEARATRLAEARADGAENVDTEASSPDAATETEPNRTDAEPTDDAGASTNGTNGSTAVNASDGGSLGPGAVARLDGTQTGTAPQTATGPATETGESGADGGPLGSLPDPETALYWLLVAGLGVAGVRRTGLASRAGRRIGPLLPRRRGDPTADAERAFADLERLLAEPYRERRPGETPRRYVETMRALGADERVETVATAYERAAYAGSVTRSEADAARRAVRGLALERLPLIGRFVR, translated from the coding sequence GTGAGCCGCGGGGCGTCCGTCCGGGAGCGGCTCGCCTCGGGCGGTCCCGCCGGGGACGAGCTGCGGCTGGCCGACCCGGCGGTCGTCGGCGTCGCGGTCGTCGCCGCGGCGTACCTCGCCGTCTTCTTCGAGGTGACGAACGTCGTCGGCGGGACGGGGCGGACCGCGGCGGTCGTCGCGGTCGCGGGGCTCGGCGGGGTCGCGCTGGCGCGGGCGGTCGGCGAGCGGACCGCGCTGTGGCTGGCGGGACTGCTGTTCGCCGCGGGGCTGGCGGGGTACTTCCTCGCGATCCCCGAGAGCCAGCGCGCGCTGTTCACGGTCCGGAGCGTCGCCTTGGACCTCCTCGCGCTGTCGACGGGACTCTCCGTGCTGCGGCTGGCGCTCGCGGACGTGTGGGTGCTCGCGGTGGCGCCGGTGCCGACGTTTCTCGTCGGCTACTTCGCCGGCCGCGGGCGCCACGTCGCGGCCGCGAGCGTCGCCGGCGGGACCCTCGGCTTCCTCGTGCTCACGGGCGACGCGGAGACGGGGGCGGCGGTCGCCGGCGTGGTCGGCCTCGCGCTCGCCGTCGGCCTCTCGACGCTCTCGACGCCGAGCCGGCGCCGCGGCCACGCGGGCACCTTCGCGCTGGTGGTCGCCGCCATGGTCGTCGCGAGCGCGACGATCACCGTGATCCCGGCGGGCGCGGCGGCGCCGCTGGGGCTCGACCGCGGCACGACGACGCTGGAGTCGAGCCTGAGCGGCGAGGACGAACTCGACGTGATCGGCACCACGCGGCTCTCCCCCGAGGTGCGGTACACGATCGAGAGCCCCGTCGAGCGGAACTGGCACACCGGGGCGTACGACACCTACACCGGCGACGGATGGGTGCGCACCGGCGAGCGGACCCCGCTGAACGGCACGCTGGCGGGGCCGCCGGGGGAGGCGGAGACGGTCGACGTGACGGTCACCGCGGAGACGGAGTCGGGCGCGCTGCCCGCGCCCTGGAAGCCCGTCTCGGTCTCGGGCGGCGGGGCGGTCGAGGTCGACGAGCGCGGCAGCCTCCGGCTCGCGGCGCCGCTCGAACCGGGCGAGGACGTGACGGTGACGAGCCGCGTCCTCGACGCCGACCCCGCGGCGCTACGGAACGCCAGCACCGACTACCCCGAGGCGATCGAGGAGCGGTACACCCAGCTGCCCGAGAGCACGCCCGACCGGGTCGGCGAGCGGACAGAGGAGATACTCGCGGCCGCGGACGCCGAGTCGCCGTACGAGCGGGCGGCCGCGGTCGAGGCGTACCTGCGCTCGGAGTACGAGTACTCCCTGACCGTCGAGCGGCCCGAGGGCGACGTGGCCGACGCGTTCCTCTTCGAGATGGACGCGGGCTACTGCGTCTACTTCGCGACGACGATGGCGGCGATGCTCCGGACGCAAGGGATCCCGACGCGGATGGAGACGGGCTACACTCCCGGCGAGCGCGTCGGCGACGACGAGTACGTCGTCCGCGGACAGAACGCCCACGCGTGGGTGTCGATCTACGTGCCGGACCACGGCTGGGTTGCGTTCGACCCGACCCCCTCGGACCCCCGCGACGAGGCGCGTGCGACCCGGCTCGCGGAGGCGCGCGCCGACGGGGCGGAGAACGTCGACACCGAGGCGTCGTCGCCGGACGCGGCGACAGAGACAGAGCCGAACCGGACCGACGCGGAGCCGACGGACGACGCTGGGGCGTCGACCAACGGGACGAACGGCTCGACGGCGGTGAACGCGAGCGACGGCGGGTCGCTCGGGCCCGGGGCCGTCGCGCGGCTCGACGGGACCCAGACGGGGACCGCGCCGCAGACGGCGACCGGCCCGGCGACGGAGACCGGAGAGAGCGGGGCCGACGGCGGCCCGCTCGGGTCGCTCCCCGACCCGGAGACCGCGCTCTACTGGCTGCTCGTCGCCGGCCTCGGCGTCGCGGGGGTCCGGCGGACCGGCCTCGCGAGCCGCGCGGGCCGGCGGATCGGTCCGTTGCTCCCGCGGCGGCGCGGCGACCCGACCGCGGACGCCGAGCGGGCGTTCGCCGACCTCGAACGGCTGCTCGCCGAGCCCTACCGCGAGCGGCGGCCGGGGGAGACCCCGCGGCGCTACGTCGAGACGATGCGCGCGCTCGGCGCCGACGAGCGCGTCGAGACCGTCGCGACCGCGTACGAACGCGCCGCCTACGCCGGGTCGGTGACGCGGTCCGAGGCCGACGCCGCCCGGCGGGCCGTCCGCGGGCTCGCGCTGGAGCGACTGCCGCTCATCGGGCGGTTCGTCCGCTGA
- a CDS encoding dihydroorotase, producing the protein MLITGATLADGRVRDVRIGDDGRIDAVAGGLGADAGERVIEARGRHLLPGAVDVHVHFREPGGSHKETWTSGSRSAAAGGVTTVVDQPNTSPPTVDGAAFDEKAALAADSLVDYGINGGVTAEWDPESLFDRPLFALGEVFLADSTGDMGIDADLFADALEAAARRDVPVTVHAEDATLFDEGALDGDLGGVGTAATADAWSAYRTADAEVAAVERALAAAADRDAQVHVAHTSTPEAVDAVVEARDDGANATCEVTPHHLFLSRERARSLGTFGRMNPPLRSEERREALFARLAEGAVDVVATDHAPHAVAEKRRGLVDAPSGVPGVETLYPLLLESARTGELSLERVRDVVAANPAETFGLDRKGRVAEGRDADLVLVDTADPREIEAAALHSACGWTPFEGLRGVFPEVTLVRGEVVYERDPATGAASFGEPVGRNVGES; encoded by the coding sequence ATGCTCATCACGGGCGCGACGCTGGCCGACGGCCGGGTTCGAGACGTGCGGATCGGCGACGACGGACGGATCGACGCGGTCGCCGGAGGGCTCGGCGCCGACGCCGGCGAGCGCGTCATCGAGGCCCGGGGGAGACACCTCCTGCCGGGCGCGGTCGACGTCCACGTCCACTTCCGCGAGCCGGGCGGGAGCCACAAGGAGACGTGGACCTCGGGGTCGCGGAGCGCGGCCGCGGGCGGCGTCACGACCGTCGTCGACCAGCCGAACACCTCGCCACCCACCGTCGACGGCGCGGCGTTCGACGAGAAGGCTGCGCTCGCGGCCGACTCGCTCGTCGACTACGGGATCAACGGCGGCGTCACGGCGGAGTGGGACCCGGAGAGCCTCTTCGACCGACCCCTCTTCGCGCTCGGCGAGGTGTTCCTCGCGGACTCGACGGGCGACATGGGCATCGACGCCGACCTGTTCGCCGACGCGCTCGAAGCGGCGGCCCGGCGCGACGTGCCCGTCACCGTCCACGCCGAGGACGCGACGCTGTTCGACGAGGGGGCGCTCGACGGCGACCTCGGGGGCGTCGGCACGGCCGCGACCGCCGACGCGTGGTCGGCCTACCGGACGGCAGACGCCGAGGTCGCCGCCGTCGAGCGCGCGCTCGCGGCGGCCGCGGACCGCGACGCGCAGGTCCACGTCGCGCACACCTCGACGCCGGAGGCCGTCGACGCCGTCGTCGAGGCCCGCGACGACGGGGCGAACGCGACCTGCGAGGTCACGCCGCACCACCTGTTCCTCTCCCGCGAGCGGGCGCGGTCGCTCGGGACGTTCGGGCGGATGAACCCGCCGCTCCGCTCGGAGGAGCGCCGCGAGGCGCTGTTCGCGCGGCTCGCCGAGGGCGCGGTCGACGTGGTCGCGACCGACCACGCGCCCCACGCCGTCGCGGAGAAGCGCCGCGGGCTCGTCGACGCGCCGAGCGGCGTCCCCGGCGTCGAGACGCTGTACCCGCTCCTCCTCGAATCGGCCCGGACCGGGGAGCTGTCGCTCGAACGCGTCCGCGACGTGGTCGCCGCGAACCCCGCAGAGACGTTCGGCCTCGACCGGAAGGGACGGGTCGCGGAGGGGCGCGACGCCGACCTCGTCCTCGTCGACACGGCCGACCCGCGGGAGATAGAGGCCGCCGCGCTCCACAGCGCCTGCGGGTGGACCCCCTTCGAGGGGCTCCGCGGCGTCTTCCCGGAGGTCACCCTCGTCCGGGGCGAGGTCGTCTACGAGCGCGACCCGGCGACCGGCGCGGCGTCGTTCGGCGAGCCGGTCGGTCGGAACGTCGGGGAGTCGTAA
- a CDS encoding ABC transporter ATP-binding protein, with amino-acid sequence MPTQDTAGPTDRSRDGSAGEPAAAAAIDVDGLELTYADGTVAVDGIDMTVPEGEFFGFLGPNGAGKTTTIKVFATLLSPTGGAVRVNGFDVRSDSRKVRESIGYMAQETSIDPELTAAENIRFACEAYGVPRDEQSVRVDELLDLVDLADVADKRAEEFSGGMKKRLDAATALVHRPPLVFLDEPTTGLDPKARNRLWEYFRRINDLGTTIFLTTQYLEEADQLCDRLAVILDGEIVADGSPSELKREVGGEVLDVELEGDGTATERAAAIAREFDAFADASVAETEEGISVTAETAREHGTDLLVALRDADVTVTGFNIRAPTLDDVFLAITGEELDTDDGEVAQ; translated from the coding sequence ATGCCTACACAGGACACGGCGGGACCGACCGATCGGTCCCGAGACGGCAGCGCCGGCGAGCCGGCGGCCGCCGCCGCGATCGACGTCGACGGGCTCGAACTCACCTACGCGGACGGGACCGTCGCCGTCGACGGGATCGACATGACCGTTCCCGAGGGGGAGTTCTTCGGCTTTCTGGGGCCGAACGGGGCCGGCAAGACGACGACGATCAAGGTGTTCGCGACGCTTTTGTCCCCGACCGGCGGAGCGGTCCGGGTCAACGGCTTCGACGTGCGCTCCGACTCCCGGAAGGTCCGCGAGTCGATCGGGTACATGGCTCAGGAGACGAGCATCGACCCCGAGCTCACCGCCGCGGAGAACATCCGGTTCGCCTGCGAGGCGTACGGAGTCCCGCGGGACGAGCAGTCCGTGCGGGTCGACGAGCTGCTCGACCTCGTCGACCTGGCGGACGTGGCCGACAAGCGGGCCGAGGAGTTCTCGGGCGGGATGAAAAAGCGGCTCGACGCCGCGACCGCGCTGGTCCATCGGCCGCCGCTCGTCTTCCTGGACGAGCCGACGACGGGGCTCGACCCGAAGGCCCGCAACCGACTGTGGGAGTACTTCCGACGCATCAACGACCTCGGGACGACGATCTTCCTGACGACGCAGTACCTGGAGGAGGCGGACCAGCTCTGCGACCGCCTGGCGGTCATCCTCGACGGCGAGATCGTCGCCGACGGGAGCCCGAGCGAGCTCAAACGCGAGGTCGGGGGTGAGGTCCTCGACGTGGAACTGGAGGGCGACGGAACGGCAACCGAGCGGGCCGCGGCGATAGCGCGGGAGTTCGACGCCTTCGCGGACGCCTCGGTCGCCGAGACCGAGGAGGGGATCAGCGTCACCGCGGAGACGGCCCGGGAGCACGGCACCGACCTCCTCGTGGCGCTCCGGGACGCGGACGTAACGGTGACCGGGTTCAACATCCGCGCGCCGACGCTCGACGACGTATTCCTCGCGATCACCGGGGAAGAGCTCGACACCGACGACGGGGAGGTGGCGCAATGA
- a CDS encoding NAD(P)-dependent oxidoreductase: protein MRIAVFGASGRTGRPLVEQALDRGHEVVAFVRDPASLSSSVRDDDRVAVVAGDAYTGDGVDRAVGGDEASVDAVVSVLGQTDGSPDDLLTAAGEHVLAAMDQHGVDRFVTLVGAGVREEGESVSLGGRVMESLLKLLARAALEDARDHVETVRTSDARWTVVRAPRLTEDEHTGAFRHGTDLTLGMRDAAARANVAAFVLDCLEAETYVGEMPKVADER from the coding sequence ATGCGAATCGCAGTATTCGGTGCGTCGGGACGAACCGGCCGACCGCTCGTCGAACAGGCGCTCGACCGCGGGCACGAGGTGGTCGCGTTCGTCCGGGACCCCGCGAGCCTCTCGTCGTCGGTCCGGGACGACGACCGGGTCGCCGTCGTCGCGGGCGACGCGTACACCGGCGACGGCGTCGACCGCGCCGTCGGCGGGGACGAGGCCTCGGTCGACGCCGTCGTCAGCGTCCTCGGACAGACCGACGGGAGCCCGGACGACCTCCTCACGGCGGCCGGCGAGCACGTGCTCGCGGCGATGGACCAGCACGGCGTCGATCGCTTCGTGACGCTCGTCGGCGCGGGTGTCAGGGAGGAGGGCGAGTCGGTGAGTCTCGGCGGGAGGGTGATGGAGTCGCTCCTGAAGCTGCTGGCGCGGGCGGCTCTCGAAGACGCCCGCGACCACGTCGAGACCGTTCGGACCAGCGACGCGCGCTGGACGGTCGTTCGCGCCCCGCGCCTCACCGAGGACGAGCACACGGGCGCGTTCCGACACGGGACGGACCTCACGCTCGGGATGCGCGACGCCGCCGCGCGGGCGAACGTCGCGGCGTTCGTCCTCGACTGCCTCGAAGCGGAGACGTACGTCGGCGAGATGCCGAAGGTCGCGGACGAGCGATGA
- a CDS encoding ABC transporter permease — MSAPANDRSGSSARSGNTFVGDAWVNFKRWNLKAVRNPFILVVSLVQPIIFLVLFTEVFGNVAGGAVNRGLPGISYETYLVPAITIQVALAAAITSGVGLVNDIENGMFEKVLVTPMSRTAVFVGKTAAEVFRIAVQIAIILGLGVLLGADIVTGVAGAAGIVAVGILFSLWFVAFSNAVAILTRDQESTIISANLLQFPLLFLSSAFLPLEALPGWIQTFARVNPVTYGVDAARSLMIDRDVMTVIDVAWFGGTLDGVAPGVAVLVGLDLVLGAVAVVLLSRASSSDVK, encoded by the coding sequence ATGAGCGCGCCCGCGAACGACCGCTCGGGGTCGAGCGCGCGCTCCGGGAACACGTTCGTCGGCGACGCGTGGGTGAACTTCAAGCGGTGGAACCTCAAGGCCGTGCGGAACCCGTTCATCCTCGTCGTCTCGCTCGTCCAGCCGATCATCTTCCTCGTGCTCTTCACGGAGGTGTTCGGAAACGTCGCGGGCGGCGCGGTCAACCGGGGGCTACCGGGGATCAGCTACGAGACGTATCTCGTGCCGGCGATCACCATTCAGGTGGCGCTCGCGGCGGCGATCACCTCCGGCGTCGGGCTCGTGAACGACATCGAGAACGGGATGTTCGAGAAGGTGCTCGTCACGCCGATGAGCCGCACGGCCGTCTTCGTCGGCAAGACCGCCGCCGAGGTGTTCCGGATCGCGGTCCAGATCGCGATCATCCTCGGGCTCGGCGTCCTCCTCGGCGCCGACATCGTCACCGGCGTCGCCGGGGCGGCGGGGATCGTCGCGGTCGGGATCCTGTTTTCGCTCTGGTTCGTCGCGTTCTCGAACGCCGTCGCGATCCTCACGCGAGACCAGGAGTCGACGATCATCAGCGCGAACCTGCTGCAGTTCCCGCTGTTGTTCCTGTCGAGCGCGTTCCTCCCGCTCGAAGCGCTCCCGGGGTGGATCCAGACGTTCGCCCGCGTCAACCCCGTGACCTACGGCGTCGACGCCGCTCGCTCGCTCATGATCGACCGGGACGTGATGACGGTCATCGACGTCGCGTGGTTCGGCGGGACGCTCGACGGCGTCGCGCCCGGCGTCGCCGTGCTCGTCGGGCTCGACCTCGTGTTGGGCGCCGTCGCCGTCGTGCTGCTCTCCCGCGCGTCGAGTTCGGACGTGAAGTAG
- a CDS encoding winged helix-turn-helix transcriptional regulator: MNGQSDVPDVPGLSGGLTRAEATALRESFAPEEQERIGRTVAELLDLLGKTHTMAVLSAFAFAEDSLRFSDLESELDAAPNTLSARLKELTEAGLLDREAYDEVPPRVEYTPTEKAESLFPAFAHLHHWAIEHEL; this comes from the coding sequence ATGAACGGACAGAGCGATGTGCCGGACGTGCCCGGACTGAGCGGGGGATTGACTCGCGCGGAGGCGACCGCCCTCCGGGAGTCGTTCGCCCCGGAGGAGCAGGAGCGCATCGGTCGGACGGTGGCCGAGCTCCTGGATCTCCTCGGAAAGACCCACACGATGGCGGTGTTGAGCGCGTTCGCGTTCGCCGAGGACTCGCTGCGGTTCAGCGACCTGGAGAGCGAACTCGACGCCGCCCCGAACACGCTCTCGGCGCGGTTGAAGGAGCTGACCGAGGCGGGGCTGCTCGACCGCGAGGCGTACGACGAGGTGCCGCCCCGGGTGGAGTACACGCCGACGGAGAAGGCGGAGTCGCTGTTCCCCGCCTTCGCGCACCTCCACCACTGGGCGATCGAACACGAACTCTGA
- a CDS encoding AAA family ATPase has product MTDPGESGPFGAGPAEPVDGESESTGGEVGGAAAAGVEPETPADVAALADRIVEEVEDVIVGKRDAVEHVLVTVLARGHLLVEDVPGVGKTTLAKSVARSIDGSFKRVQFTPDLLPSDVTGVNVFNRRTDEFDFQPGPVFANVVLGDEINRAPPKTQSALLEAMEENQVTTDGTTRALPDPFCVIATQNDVEPGQTYELPVAEVDRFTKKIRLGYPDTEEEAAILGRLTGDHPVDAVEPVATIADVRRARRIVGEIEASEAVREYVARLAVFTRRNAKLGASPRGSLALVRASQARAALEGRGYVIPDDVQAEAPTVLSHRIRTESGGTDGADVVQDALDRIRVE; this is encoded by the coding sequence ATGACGGACCCCGGAGAGTCGGGGCCGTTCGGCGCCGGTCCCGCGGAGCCGGTCGACGGCGAGTCGGAATCGACCGGCGGCGAGGTCGGCGGGGCGGCCGCCGCCGGCGTCGAGCCCGAGACCCCCGCGGACGTGGCCGCGCTCGCGGACCGAATCGTCGAGGAGGTCGAGGACGTGATCGTCGGCAAGCGCGACGCCGTCGAGCACGTCCTCGTCACCGTGCTGGCGCGCGGGCACCTCCTCGTCGAGGACGTGCCCGGCGTCGGGAAGACGACGCTCGCGAAGTCGGTCGCGCGCTCGATCGACGGCTCGTTCAAGCGCGTCCAGTTCACCCCCGACCTGCTGCCCTCCGACGTGACCGGCGTCAACGTGTTCAACCGCCGGACCGACGAGTTCGACTTCCAGCCCGGGCCGGTGTTCGCGAACGTCGTCCTCGGCGACGAAATCAACCGCGCCCCGCCGAAGACGCAGTCGGCGCTGCTGGAGGCGATGGAGGAGAACCAGGTGACGACCGACGGGACGACCCGCGCCCTGCCGGACCCGTTCTGCGTGATCGCGACCCAGAACGACGTTGAGCCCGGACAGACGTACGAGCTGCCGGTCGCGGAGGTCGACCGCTTCACGAAGAAGATCCGGCTCGGCTACCCGGACACCGAGGAGGAGGCCGCGATCCTCGGGCGGCTCACCGGCGACCACCCGGTCGACGCGGTCGAGCCCGTGGCGACGATCGCCGACGTGCGCCGGGCCCGCCGGATCGTCGGCGAGATCGAGGCCTCGGAGGCGGTCCGGGAGTACGTGGCCCGCCTCGCGGTGTTCACCCGCCGGAACGCCAAGCTCGGGGCGAGCCCGCGCGGGAGCCTCGCGCTGGTCCGCGCGTCGCAGGCCCGCGCCGCGCTGGAGGGCCGGGGCTACGTGATCCCCGACGACGTTCAGGCGGAGGCCCCGACCGTGCTCTCGCACCGGATCCGGACCGAGTCGGGCGGGACCGACGGCGCCGACGTGGTTCAGGACGCGCTCGACCGGATCCGCGTGGAGTGA
- a CDS encoding DUF58 domain-containing protein translates to MTPELTRRGRVAGAVGLVAAASALAAGGRALDAIVIPVAIALAAGYVQVSRVDAPTVRHVTPADGFVGETREVRLEFGPPARDGGGSSSFLADVRVRVDEGLDGPTAPIRAAVGTEPVSYAVTYRERGERTLGPVELTATDVFGLFERSLLVDETDAVTVYPPRDPVPARFRRALYAADAVDVSRQREEFDRLREYTRGDAVRDVHWATTAKRDEIVVKEFAAETARNRVAIAGGTEVSGGGRADRDGDPFGGVGRDGDADADRAASAAAADELARATVSLALALLDDGVPVDVRLPGGRVSAAPGGRGRREVLELAARTGPGAVADDEADVTVVAGPDDARFRAGDRSESFADLRREAEAERATGDGAGTGRADAAPDGREVASP, encoded by the coding sequence ATGACGCCCGAACTCACCCGTCGGGGACGCGTCGCCGGCGCCGTCGGCCTCGTCGCGGCCGCGAGCGCGCTCGCCGCCGGCGGCCGCGCGCTCGACGCGATCGTCATCCCCGTCGCCATCGCGCTCGCGGCCGGCTACGTCCAGGTGTCGCGCGTCGACGCCCCGACCGTCCGGCACGTGACGCCCGCCGACGGGTTCGTCGGGGAGACGCGCGAGGTCCGCCTGGAGTTCGGCCCGCCGGCGCGGGACGGCGGCGGCTCGTCCTCGTTCCTCGCCGACGTTCGGGTCCGGGTCGACGAGGGGCTCGACGGACCGACGGCGCCGATCCGTGCGGCCGTCGGCACGGAGCCCGTCTCGTACGCCGTCACGTACCGCGAGCGCGGCGAGCGGACGCTCGGCCCGGTCGAACTCACCGCGACCGACGTGTTCGGCCTCTTCGAGCGCTCGCTGCTCGTCGACGAGACCGACGCGGTGACCGTGTACCCGCCCCGCGACCCGGTCCCGGCGCGGTTCCGGCGGGCGCTGTACGCGGCCGACGCGGTCGACGTGAGCCGCCAGCGCGAGGAGTTCGACCGTCTCCGCGAGTACACCCGCGGCGACGCGGTCCGCGACGTCCACTGGGCGACGACCGCCAAGCGCGACGAGATCGTCGTCAAGGAGTTCGCGGCCGAGACCGCGCGGAACCGGGTGGCGATCGCGGGCGGGACGGAGGTCAGCGGCGGCGGGCGCGCCGACCGCGACGGCGACCCGTTCGGCGGCGTGGGCCGCGACGGCGACGCGGACGCCGACCGCGCCGCGAGCGCGGCCGCGGCCGACGAGCTCGCGCGGGCGACCGTCAGCCTCGCGCTGGCGCTGCTCGACGACGGCGTCCCGGTCGACGTGCGGCTGCCCGGTGGACGGGTCTCGGCGGCCCCCGGCGGCCGCGGGCGGCGCGAGGTGCTGGAGCTGGCGGCGCGGACCGGCCCGGGCGCGGTCGCCGACGACGAGGCTGACGTGACGGTCGTCGCCGGGCCGGACGACGCCCGGTTCCGGGCGGGCGACCGGTCCGAGTCCTTCGCCGACCTGCGCCGCGAGGCCGAGGCGGAGCGCGCGACCGGGGACGGCGCCGGGACGGGCCGGGCCGACGCGGCGCCGGACGGACGGGAGGTGGCGTCGCCGTGA